Proteins found in one Triticum urartu cultivar G1812 chromosome 4, Tu2.1, whole genome shotgun sequence genomic segment:
- the LOC125554554 gene encoding tyrosine--tRNA ligase 1, cytoplasmic-like: MSASEELSNTMAVMTPEERLATVLSIAEECIGEDELLPLLHVKHNPVCYVDFEPSCRVHIAQGVGKAINVNRMVRAGCKVKILVAVQKTAKDLDKVRTISRYMIEIWESLGMNIDKVEFIWSPEQINNRAQEYWPLVMDIARRNKVERLMRLQLNPAHVSATKLLDPIMRCADILFTEVDICLVGIDQREENIMAREYCECMGKNKPIILLHHMLTSFKEGQKMSKSNPSLDIFMDDSEGLVKLKINKAFCPIKIVEGNICLEYIEHIVFPSLEKFEIVRHESHGGSRTYLGMEEFVADYHSGALHPRDVKNSLAKAINDILQPVRDHFNKNNEAKVLHNIVKEYLATNPA, encoded by the exons ATGTCTGCCTCGGAGGAGCTCTCGAATACCATGGCAGTGATGACCCCGGAAGAGCGCTTGGCGACGGTGTTGAGCATCGCGGAAGAGTGCATCGGGGAGGACGAGCTGCTACCCCTGCTGCATGTCAAGCACAACCCGGTATGCTATGTTGACTTCGAGCCCTCTTGCCGCGTGCACATCGCCCAG GGTGTTGGGAAAGCGATAAATGTAAATAGAATGGTCAGAGCTGGATGTAAAGTGAAGATTTTGGTAGCGGTCCAGAAGACGGCAAAGGATTTGGACAAGGTTAGAACAATCAGTCGCTACATGATTGAGATTTGGGAATCTCTTGGCATGAACATAGACAAGGTGGAATTTATATGGTCCCCTGAACAAATCAACAACCGTGCACAAGAGTATTGGCCACTTGTAATGGACATTGCGCGGAGAAATAAAGTTGAAAGATTAATGAG ATTGCAACTTAACCCGGCTCACGTGAGTGCTACCAAGCTCTTAGACCCCATCATGCGGTGTGCTGACATACTCTTTACGGAG GTAGACATATGCCTGGTGGGCATAGATCAAAGAGAGGAGAATATCATGGCTAGGGAATATTGTGAATGCATGGGAAAGAATAAACCAATTATATTGCTACATC ACATGCTAACTAGTTTCAAAGAAGGCCAAAAGATGTCAAAGAGTAATCCATCCTTGGATATATTTATGGATGATAGCGAG GGTTTGGTGAAGTTGAAGATAAATAAAGCTTTCTGCCCTATCAAAATTGTTGAAGGAAATATATGCTTGGAGTACATTGAACACATTGTTTTCCCTAGTCTTGAAAAGTTTGAGATAGTTCGGCATGAAAGTCATGGTGGTAGCAG AACTTACCTTGGAATGGAAGAATTCGTTGCGGATTATCATAGTGGTGCTTTGCATCCTCGTGATGTGAAAAATTCTCTTGCAAAAGCAATAAATGACATATTGCAG CCTGTTCGTGACCACTTCAACAAAAACAATGAAGCCAAAGTTTTGCATAATATCGTTAAG GAGTACCTAGCAACTAATCCAGCTTAA